A window of the Capricornis sumatraensis isolate serow.1 chromosome 9, serow.2, whole genome shotgun sequence genome harbors these coding sequences:
- the LOC138085759 gene encoding olfactory receptor 7G3-like produces METKNQTDVAEFLLLGLSEDPEQQPLLFGLFLTMYLVTVLGNLLIMLAIGSDSHLHTPMYFFLSNLSLTDLCFSTTTVPKMLVNIERRSKSISYTGCLTQVCFVLLFAGLENFLLAAMAYDRYVAICHPLRYVVIMNPCLCGLLILLSLVISSADALLHTLMVLRLSFCTELEILHFFCELDQVIKLACSDTLINNILVYLVTSILGGVPLLGIIFSYTQIVSSVLKMPSAGGKYRAFSTCGSHLSVVSLFYGTAFGVYISSALTHSSKETAIASLMYTVVPPMLNPFIYSLRNKDVKQALCKLT; encoded by the coding sequence ATGGAAACCAAAAACCAAACAGATGTAGCAGAATTTCTCCTCCTTGGTCTCTCAGAAGATCCAGAACAGCAGCCCCTCCTCTTCGGTCTATTCCTGACCATGTACCTGGTCACTGTGCTTGGCAACCTGCTCATCATGCTGGCCATCGGCTCTGACTCCCACctgcacacccccatgtacttcttcctctccaacctgtCCCTCACTGACCTCTGTTTCAGCACCACCACAGTCCCCAAGATGCTTGTGAACATTGAAAGACGGAGCAAATCCATCAGTTACACAGGCTGCCTCACCCAGGTTTGTTTCGTCCTGTTATTTGCAGGCTTGGAAAACTTTCTCCTTGCAgcgatggcctatgaccgctatgtggccatctgccaccCACTGAGGTACGTCGTCATCATGAACCCCTGCCTCTGTGGCCTGTTGATTCTACTCTCCCTGGTCATTAGCAGTGCAGACGCCCTGCTCCACACTCTGATGGTATTACGACTGTCCTTCTGCACAGAGCTGGAAatcctccatttcttctgtgaattggATCAAGTCATCAAGCTGGCATGTTCCGATACCCTCATCAATAACATCCTGGTATATTTAGTGACTAGCATATTGGGTGGTGTTCCTCTCCTTGGCATTATCTTCTCTTACACTCAAATTGTCTCCTCTGTTCTGAAAATGCCCTCAGCTGGTGGGAAATATAGAGCCTTTTCCACCTGTGGATCTCATCTCTCTGTGGTTTCCTTATTTTATGGGACAGCTTTCGGAGTGTACATTAGTTCTGCGCTTACACACTCTTCCAAGGAGACAGCAATAGCCTCTTTGATGTACACGGTGGTCCCTCCAATGTTAAACCCCTTTATCTACAGCCTGAGGAACAAAGATGTGAAGCAAGCCTTGTGCAAACTTACCTGA
- the LOC138085886 gene encoding olfactory receptor 7G1-like: MGPRNKTGVSKFLLMEVTKDLELQPLHFILFLFIYLVTILGNLLIIMAVISDSHLHTPMYFFLYNLSFTDICLSTTTIPKMLVNIQTQNQSITYTGCLTQLCFVLVFASLESFLLAVMAYDRYVAICHPLRYTAIMNFRLCGRLSLFSLFISIIDALLHSLMVLQLTFCTDLEIPLFFCEVVQVIKLACSDTLINNILVYLATSIFGGVPVCGIIFSYTQIVSSVLRMPSVGGKYKAFSTCVSHLSVVSLFYGTGLGVYISSALINSSRQTAVASVIYTVVPQMMNPFIYSLRNRDMKETLRKLISKIPLPFQDCVI; encoded by the coding sequence ATGGGACCCAGAAACAAAACAGGAGTTTCAAAATTCCTTCTTATGGAAGTGACAAAGGATCTGGAACTGCAGCCACTCCACTTCATTCTGTTCCTGTTCATATACCTAGTCACCATTCTGGGAAACCTGCTCATCATCATGGCTGTCATCTCTgactcccacctccacacccccatgtacttctttctcTACAACCTGTCCTTTACTGACATCTGTTTAAGCACGACCACGATCCCAAAGATGCTGGTGAACATCCAAACACAGAATCAGAGCATCACTTATACAGGCTGCCTCACCCAGCTCTGCTTTGTTCTGGTATTTGCTAGTTTGGAAAGTTTTCTCCTTGCAGTAATGGCCTATGACCGATATGTGGCCATTTGTCACCCACTGAGGTACACGGCCATCATGAACTTTCGCCTTTGTGGTCGGCTGAGTCTATTCTCCTTGTTTATTAGCATCATAGATGCCCTGCTCCACAGCCTGATGGTGTTGCAGCTGACGTTTTGCACAGACCTGGAAATCCCTCTCTTCTTCTGTGAAGTTGTTCAGGTCATCAAGCTTGCATGCTCTGATACCCTCATCAACAATATCCTGGTATATTTGGCAACTAGCATATTTGGAGGTGTTCCTGTGTGTGGAATCATATTCTCCTATACTCAAATTGTCTCCTCAGTTTTGAGAATGCCATCAGTGGGTGGAAAGTACAAAGCTTTTTCCACCTGTGTTTCTcacctctcagttgtgtccttaTTTTATGGCACAGGCTTGGGGGTGTACATTAGTTCTGCTCTTATCAATTCTTCCAGGCAGACTGCAGTGGCTTCAGTGATTTATACAGTTGTCCCTCAAATGATGAACCCTTTCATCTATAGTTTGAGGAACAGGGACATGAAGGAAACTTTGAGAAAACTCATCAGTAAGATACCACTGCCTTTTCAGGACTGTGTTATTTAA